A part of Desulfotomaculum nigrificans DSM 574 genomic DNA contains:
- a CDS encoding DUF1540 domain-containing protein, translated as MSKVTTCKIEECHYNKDMKCHADGIEVLSSGTKRVSTSDHTCCNTFKPKEVY; from the coding sequence ATGAGCAAAGTAACAACCTGTAAAATTGAAGAGTGTCATTACAACAAAGATATGAAATGCCACGCCGATGGTATCGAAGTTCTCTCCAGCGGAACCAAACGTGTATCCACTTCCGATCACACCTGCTGCAACACCTTTAAACCCAAGGAAGTATACTAA